The sequence below is a genomic window from Salinispira pacifica.
CAACGCTGACACCGATCCAAACCGGAATACAGTCATATGTTCCGGTGGACGTGGATACCTCGCCGTTCGATAATTCGAAAAGTCACAAGGAAGGCGTGAGCCGGACGTACAAACAGTTTGACGGCTACCACCCCATCTTCAGTTACATCGGTTGTGAGGGCTACATGCTCAGCTGTGAACTCCGGGAGGGGAAACAACACTGTCAGAATGGGACGCCTGCGTATCTGAAGCGGACGATCGGCTTGCTCGGACAACTGCCGATCACCACGCCGGTGTTGTTTAGACTCGACGGTGGGAATGACGCTGCGGACACACTGGAAACCTTGAGCGGGCATGAGGATCAGTTTTTTATCGTGAAACGGAATCTTCGCCGGGAATTACCCGAATACTGGCTCTCTGTAGCCCAGTCTGAAGGTGTTATCACCTACCATGATGGGACGAAAACGGTGTATACCGGCTTTCACACCGGCAAAACACCGACCGACGACGGTCCGGATATGGACATCATCTTTGAGGTTACACTTCGCCGGGTGGCCCACGATGGAACGAGGTTGCTGTTTCCCGAGATATCAGTAGAGACCTTCTGGACCAATCTGTATGAACCACCGGAGACGGTCATCGCCTTGTATCGTGACCACGGCACGAGCGAGCAGTTTCACAGCGAGCTGAAAAGCGACATGAACGTCGAGCGTCTTCCATCGGGAAAGTTCGCGGTAAACGCGATGATCCTGCAGGTTGCCATGGTCGCCTTCAACATCCTTCGGTTCCTTGGGCAATCGGTACTCGGTATGGAAGAACTGCCGTACAAGACTGGAGTGACGCGAAAACGTCTACGGAAAGTGATCGACGACCTGATTCGGGTTGCGGTGAAGCTCGTGTATCATGCCCGTCAACATGTCATCAAGCTGTGGGACCGCGATCCGTGGCTCGGGTGCTTCCGAAAGCTCTACGACATCTGCGGCGCGTTGTAGAATGCAAATGCTGAAAAACCCGTGATACTACGGAACAGGAGTGCGCTCGTCTTCCGGCGGTGGGCATTTTCTACCTCCGAATCCCGATTGATTCTCCAGATTCGGCCAATTAGGGCCTCCTGAAAAAACCCTATGCTGCCATATTACCATACCCCAATACCACGGGGTAATGAGACTTCGGAATTTTTCGGCTGCGTAACATAGCTATGATCAAGACGTAAAAAAGATCCTTCCGAATCTTTTCCAGGTTCATCACCAGCATGATCATGGCCACCTGCGATTCACTGGTCTCAGCAAGCTTTGTCATTAATCGACCCATTGAGTACCGTCGTTTTGCTCTGCCGAATGTCCCTTCTACGGCGATTCTATCCAGCTCATCCTGACGGGCCAGCTTCTTTCGTTCTCGATTTTCTCCACGATCTTTCGGTGGACGACCAAGCGGCGGACCGGATAATCTGATTCCCCGTTTCTTGCACCAATTTCGGTTGTCCCTGGTGCGGTAAATCTGATCGGCGTGTATTGATTCCGGATACACGCCATATCTCTGTTTGTAATTTTCAGCCTGCATGTCTAAATCACCAGACTCGTTGTATGGATCCCATGAACAGCGATCGATGAACATGTACCCGTCAATATTGGCGGATGAAATCTTCATGCCGAACTCAACCGGGGTACCGGCTTTTCCCCTGACTATGGGGCGAATATGGGGTTGGGATATGCTCACGATCCGGCCTGACATTCGATGATCTTTGTTTTCATACATCAGGGCCTGCTGGCGAAAGACTTCTGAGATCACCAGCAGATTCCGGTACTGCTGCCGAGACAGGCTATTCAAGCCGACTACCGTCGCTAATTGCTCTATGTGCCGGAGATTACGGCGTATGTACCCCAGCTGCTTGCGTATTGCTTTGCGAATCTTGTTCTTGCTCGCTTTGCGCTTTTTGATGACCGCCAAAAAATCCTTTTGCGCCCTTTGCCGGTATGTTCGGGGTTTTGTCGCCCCCTTGGGCCGTTTTGCGTGAAGAACGTCTATGATGGTTTCCAGTTTTGTCCGGCTCTCATTTAAAAGGGAAAGGTCTGTGGGATATCGAATATCACCGGGTACGCAGGTGGCATCAATCAGAAGCTTTCCGTTGTTTTCTACCTCAGGATTTTCTTCTTTTTCAGCTTCCGTATCATCTTCAGTTTTTTTTTACGTTCTTCGGCAATAATCAATTCATTTGCGTGAGTGATCATGTCCATGCTGATTCGCTTTCTGAAATGGACCATCATTGATGGATCAAAAGGAGCCTCATCTTGGTACCCCTGCATTCCGATGAGATATTGCAGGTAAGGCGTCTCACGAATCTGCTCCACGGTTTCCTCATCTGTAATTCCTAATTTTTCCTTTATAATCAGGGCACCCAATGCTGTACGGAAACGGATCGCCGGAGCGCCTTGCCCGCTTTCGATAGCAAACTGTGAGGCATATTCTGCTTCTAAATCTTCCCAGGGAATTAAATCAGCAAGCTGTACCCAGCGGTTATTGGGGTTCAGTTTGCCTCCAAATGGGAGATAGAAATCTTCAAATGAAAGCTGCGTTTTGTCCTCAGTTCTATACATAATCCCTCCCGCCAAGAAAACAGGTGCAAGGGTTTTTGCCTGGTTTTCGCAAAAACCGTGCACTTCATACACAAATCCTAGCAGTATTTCATT
It includes:
- a CDS encoding IS1380 family transposase, producing the protein MDYLIDTTTDQLHSTGGIALVGKICERIGFGSASSTVPHPEILKSLVGLFVKGRTRYEEMELFRRDRLFRDSFGLAYVPAPETLRLYLERMTPSHVQEEVERATISLLKRSTLTPIQTGIQSYVPVDVDTSPFDNSKSHKEGVSRTYKQFDGYHPIFSYIGCEGYMLSCELREGKQHCQNGTPAYLKRTIGLLGQLPITTPVLFRLDGGNDAADTLETLSGHEDQFFIVKRNLRRELPEYWLSVAQSEGVITYHDGTKTVYTGFHTGKTPTDDGPDMDIIFEVTLRRVAHDGTRLLFPEISVETFWTNLYEPPETVIALYRDHGTSEQFHSELKSDMNVERLPSGKFAVNAMILQVAMVAFNILRFLGQSVLGMEELPYKTGVTRKRLRKVIDDLIRVAVKLVYHARQHVIKLWDRDPWLGCFRKLYDICGAL
- a CDS encoding IS5 family transposase (programmed frameshift), which encodes MYRTEDKTQLSFEDFYLPFGGKLNPNNRWVQLADLIPWEDLEAEYASQFAIESGQGAPAIRFRTALGALIIKEKLGITDEETVEQIRETPYLQYLIGMQGYQDEAPFDPSMMVHFRKRISMDMITHANELIIAEERKKTEDDTEAEKEENPEVENNGKLLIDATCVPGDIRYPTDLSLLNESRTKLETIIDVLHAKRPKGATKPRTYRQRAQKDFLAVIKKRKASKNKIRKAIRKQLGYIRRNLRHIEQLATVVGLNSLSRQQYRNLLVISEVFRQQALMYENKDHRMSGRIVSISQPHIRPIVRGKAGTPVEFGMKISSANIDGYMFIDRCSWDPYNESGDLDMQAENYKQRYGVYPESIHADQIYRTRDNRNWCKKRGIRLSGPPLGRPPKDRGENRERKKLARQDELDRIAVEGTFGRAKRRYSMGRLMTKLAETSESQVAMIMLVMNLEKIRKDLFYVLIIAMLRSRKIPKSHYPVVLGYGNMAA